The genomic window CGATAAAGAGGGTGGGACGCTTCTACACCGTCACAAGGGAGCAACTCGAATCCCTGTAATACTATCATTTTTCTGTTGAATTGTTGAATATGGGTATAAATACAATGACAATAAACGATATACATTCTCAACAAAATCTCAACAAGCCAAAAGAGAAGTTGAGAGACCACCGACACCCGTTTGTGGATTTCTCTTTTGGCGAGCGGTTTGTTGAGAAGATGTTGAAAGTTTACAGGTCTGTATATAAACATATTACATCAACAGTTCATCAAATCAACAAATTTTCATCAACTTCAAAACCGTATGTAATATGACAATCCAAGATGTAAAGCAAATCAAACTGGCAGACTATCTGCAAAGTCTGGGCTATACGCCTGTAAAGCAACAAGGCAAGAACCTGTGGTATAAATCACCGCTACGGGAAGAAACGGACGCATCGTTCAAGGTAAACACTGAGCTTGAAAAATGGTATGACTTCGGCATCGGCAAAGGCGGAAACATCCTCGCATTGGCAGCGGAACTTTACTATTCGGAAGATGTAGCCTATCTGCTGAAACGCATAGAGGAGCGGACAGCATACATCCGCCCTGCATCGTTCTCTTTTGGCAGACAGCATTCCGACAATCAGCCTTATCAGGGATTAAGGGTTGGTGAGTTGTCCTCTCCTGCTCTTATAGCCTATCTGCAAGAAAGGGGAATAAACATCGGACTTGCCAAAAGAGAATGCAGGGAGCTTCGGTTTATGAATGCCGACAAACCCTATTTTGCCATCGGCTTTCCGAACATGGCAGGAGGATATGAAGTGCGCAACAGATACTTCAAGGGATGTGTCGCCCCGAAAGACATCACCCATATCCGACAGCAGGACGGACAACGATGTATGTGTTACCTGTTCGAGGGGTTCATGGATTACCTCTCATTCCTTACCATCCGAGTAAGAAACAATCCGCAACACCCGCGATTGGACACACAGGACTATGTCATACTGAACTCCGTTTCCAATCTTGCGAAAGCGGAAAGCTTATTGGAAACCTACACCCAAGTCGGCTGTTTCCTTGACAACGACACGGCAGGACGGAACACCTGCAAGAAGCTGAAAGAGAAGTTTGGGGAACGGCTGCTTGACAAGTCAATGTACTATCGTGATTATAAGGACTTGAACGACTACCTGTGCGGTAAGCCCTTGTCCCAATCGGCAGAGCCGATAAAGGAGAAGAAGCAAGTCCAATCCGCAAGGCGGATGATGCAGCCACCGAAAAAGAAAGGGGGATTTCATCTGTAATATGCACGTCCGCTCTCCCAAGGTATTTAGACAGAAATACCATAGCTCAATAGGGCGTTTTCTTCACGCATTACTCCGTAACGCTAAAAACACCCTATCGAGCCAAAGGGAAATCCCTTTGGAAACCCTGTGCAAACGAGAGCAGAAGCCAAACTCGTTTGGATTATGCCGAGTGCTGCAATGGTTCATTTGCATAAT from Parabacteroides distasonis ATCC 8503 includes these protein-coding regions:
- a CDS encoding toprim domain-containing protein, yielding MTIQDVKQIKLADYLQSLGYTPVKQQGKNLWYKSPLREETDASFKVNTELEKWYDFGIGKGGNILALAAELYYSEDVAYLLKRIEERTAYIRPASFSFGRQHSDNQPYQGLRVGELSSPALIAYLQERGINIGLAKRECRELRFMNADKPYFAIGFPNMAGGYEVRNRYFKGCVAPKDITHIRQQDGQRCMCYLFEGFMDYLSFLTIRVRNNPQHPRLDTQDYVILNSVSNLAKAESLLETYTQVGCFLDNDTAGRNTCKKLKEKFGERLLDKSMYYRDYKDLNDYLCGKPLSQSAEPIKEKKQVQSARRMMQPPKKKGGFHL